The DNA window GGAGCCGTGCCGACGCCCGTGGGGATGCCGCCGATGCCGCCCGTGCCCCCGGTGCCGCCGCGGCGCGGGCTCGGCGACATCCCGATCAAGGTCGTGTACCTGATCGGCGCGATCGTCGCCACGATCGCCGCCGTCCTGCTGATCTTCGTGGTCTTCTCCGGCGACGTGCCGGCGAACCAGCAGCCGTCGGGGGACGAGGACGTCGTCCGCGTCGCCCCGCTGCCGTCCGCCTCCGCCACGGCGAGCGCGTCGGCGTCCGCCTCGGCGACCCCGTCGGCGAGCCCGGTCGTGCTGCCCCCGGTGCCGGCGAGCCGGGCGTTCAGGGCGTCCCCCGGCACCCCGGCGGCGGTCATCGGCACGATCTCCGACAAGACGGTCGGCATCTCGTACCCGCGTCTGGCCGCGCCGTGGCAGGCCAGGTCGTACCCGCCGTACTCGATCGCGCAGCGCATCGGCAAGGTGGAGATGCCGTACACGCTGATCGCCTCGGCGATGTACCCGGGCCAGTCCCCGGCGAAGAAGCCCAGCGCGGACGCCGACTACCGCGAGATCGCCACGGACGCGGTCCGCTGGGCGGTCCGCACCCAGTACCCCAAGGGCGCGGCGGTCGAGTGGACCGCCTCCCAGAAGATTCCGGTGGGCAAGGGCTGGACGCTCGGCTTCAAGGTCACCTACACCGAGGGCGGCAAGCGGCAGGTCGCCCAGGCTCTGGTGACGGTGGTCGAGGTGGGCAAGACCAAGCCCGCCATGCTGCTGGCCACGATCCCCGAGACGAACAAGGCGCGCTGGCCGGACCTGAGCACCCTCGCCCGGCAGGTTCGCCCGTTGTAAGGCGTTGGACAGAAGCATGCTCTAGAATATGGTTCCGGTATTGCACCGGCCCCCTGGACCTGCTGGAGGATGAGCGATGGCGATCGGATTGAGCGAGGAGCACGAGGCGCTCCACGAGTCGGTGAGCGGCTGGGCCAAGCGGAACATCACCAGCGAGCTCCTGCGAGCCGGCGCCGAGGGACGCCCGCCGTTCTGGTCCGGCCTGGCCGAGCAGGGCCTGCTCGGCCTCCACCTGCCCGAGGAGTCGGGCGGCTCCGGCTACGGCCTGCTGGAGGCCGCCGTCGCCGTCGAGGCGCTGGCCGAGCGCATGGCGCCGGGGCCGTACGTGCCGACCGTGCTGGCGAGCGCGGTCATCCACGCCAGCAAGCGCCACGAGCTGCTGGAGCGGCTCGCCGACGGCACGCTGACCGCCGCCGTCGCCCTGACCGGCGCGCTCACCGGCACCCGCGCCGAGGACGGCTCGCTGACCGTCTCCGGCGCCGTCGAGCCGGTGCTCGCCGGCGCGCAGGCCGACGTGCTCGTGCTGCCGGTGGCCACGCCCGACGGCGAGCAGTGGATCGCGCTGGACGCCTCCGCCGCGACCGTCACCGAGCAGAAGTCGCTCGACCTGACCCGCGCGGTGGCCAAGGTCGAGGTGGCCGAGACCGTCGTGCCCGCCGACCGGGTGCTGGAGGGCGTCGAGAGCGCCGAGGTGCGCCAGCTCGCGGCCGTCCTGCTCGGCGCGGAGGCCGCCGGCCTCGCCTCCTGGTGCGTCACGGCCGCCGCCGACTACGCCAAGGTCCGCGTGCAGTTCGGCCGTCCGATCGGCCAGTTCCAGGGCATCAAGCACAAGCTGTCGCGCATGCTGGTCGCCTTGGAGCAGGCCCGCGCCACCGTCTGGGACGCCACCCGCGCCGACGGCAAGGAGCGCGCCTACGCCGCCGCCGTCGCCGGCGTGATGGCCCCCGACGCCGCCGTGCAGTGCGCGAAGGACGCCATCCAGACCTTCGGCGGCATCGGCTACACCTTCGAGCACGACGTGCACCTCTACTACCGCCGCGCGCTCACCCTGCGCGCCCTGCTCGGCTCGTCCGCCGACTGGGCCGCCGAGGTCACCGCGCTGGCGCTCCAGGGCGTCACCCGGGAGATGGAGCTCGACCTGCCCGAGGACGCCGAGGCGCTGCGCGAGTCGATCCGGGCCGAGATCGCGGAGATCGCCCGGCTCGAAGGCAAGGAGCAGAAGCGGGCCCTCGCCGAGCGCGGCTTCGTCATGCCGCACCTGCCCCGCCCCTGGGGCCGCGACGCCAAGCCGCTGGAGCAGGTGCTCATCGCGCAGGAGCTCAAGGCAGCCAAGGTACGCCTGCCCGCCCTCATCATCGGCGCCTGGGTCGTGCCGTCCATCGCCGTGTACGGCACGCAGGAGCAGCAGGAGCGCTTCCTGCCGAAGACGCTCAGCGGCGAGATGATCTGGTGCCAGCTCTTCTCCGAGCCGGGCGCGGGCTCCGACCTCGCCTCGCTGCAGATGAAGGCCGAGAAGGTCGAGGGCGGCTGGAAGCTCAACGGCCAGAAGATCTGGACGTCGGTCGCCCACGTGGCCGAGTGGGGCATCTGCATCGCCCGCAACTCCAGCGAGGGCTCCAAGCACGAGGGCATCACGTACTTCCTGGTCGACATGAAGGGCCCCGGCGTCACCGTGCGCCCGCTGACCGAGATGACCGGCGAGAACCTGTTCAACGAGGTCTTCCTCGACGACGTGTTCGTCCCGGACGACCTGGTCGTGGGCGAGGTCGGCGAGGGCTGGAAGGTGGCGCGCAACACGCTGTCCAACGAGCGCGTGTCGCTGTCGTCCGGCTCGGGCGGCACCGGCTCGTCGGTGCCCGACCTGCTCGGCCTGGTGGGCAGGCTCGGCCGCGAGCTGACGCCGGTCGAGGCGCAGCGGGTGGCCGAGGTCGTCTGCGAGGGCCACTCGATCAACGCGCTGTCGCTGCGGGTCACGCTCAAGCAGCTCGCCGGCACCGAGCCGGGCGCGGACGCCTCCGTGCGCAAGCTGCTGTCCACCTCGCACGCCCAGCACGTCTCGGAGACCGCCGTCGAACTGCTCGGCGCCGCCGCGACCGCCGCCGCTGACATGAAGCTGGGCGACGCGGGCTACTGGAACCGGGCCGTGCTCGCCACCCGCGCCATGACGATCTACGGCGGCACCACCGAGGTGCAGCTCAACATCATCGCCGAGCGCATGCTCGGCCTGCCCAGGGACCCCGAGCCCGGCAAGTGACGGCCCGGGGCTAGCGCTCCACCGGCTGCGGCGGGACGGCGGCGGCCGTCTCGTCCGCGGCCGGCACGCCGACCCTGATCTCGCCCACGCACGTGGTGCCGCCGCCGACCGTGCGCAGGGCGAGCTCGGGGGCGCCGCCGTCGAGCGTGGCGTACGTGATGCCGAGGTTCGCGCCGGCGGGCACCGACGTCCTGGCGAGGCCCATCCGCACCTCCAGGGTGGTGGCCTCGCCGTTCAGGTAGGAGATCTGGACGACCTGCTCGCCACCCGCCGGCGGGGCCGGGACCGGGAAGCGCACCTCCGCCGCGCCGACCGGGCGGCACGCGGCGCCCGCCGGGATCGTGCTGCCCGCGAGGCGCAGCGGGCGCAGCCGTCCCCGGGCGTCGAAGATCCGCGGGACGCTCATCGGCCCGGCGAGCCGGCGTGTCCACGTGACGTGGTGGCGGGCGGCCGGGTCGACGACCTTCGAGTGGCGGGCGTAGTCGTAGAAGAACAGCGGGAACGTCACCTTCTCCGGCACGTACGTGTCCAGCACGACCGTGCCCGCGGGCATCCGTGCCAGCGCCGCCTCGGCGGTCTCCACGTAGCTCTTGACGTTGCGGCCGAGCGGCCGGTCGGCGTAGGCGGCGACCGACCAGACCGAGCCCACCGCCATCACGGCGGCGACCGGCGCCCAGGCCAGGCGCAGGCGGCCGGCGGGCCGGAGCCAGGGCCGCCGCTCGCCCGCCACGGGGATGAACGCCAGCCCGATGACGATCGCCACGACCACGGCGGTCGAGGAGAGGTAGCGCAGCTCGTACCCGCTGAGGTCGGGACCGAGCAGCTCGATCCTGCCGAGCATGATCGGCGCGACGTCCGCCAGCAGGAAGTAGCCGAGCAGCGTCGCCCACGCGAGCCAGGCCCGCCGTCGCAGGCGCACCGACACCGCCACGGCGGCGACGGCCACGGCGAGGCTCGCCCACATCAGCGGGGCGGGGGTGGCGGCCAGCGCGTAGTCCTCGCCGATCGGCTGCCACCGCCAGGGCCCGCCGAGCGAGGTGGGGATCAGCGAGCCGGTCAGCAGCGTCCAGACCGACTTCGCGGCCACCTCGGCGCTCGGCAGCGAGATGGGCGAGGTCTGCCGGGTGAGCTGCACGGTCGTGAGGAGCTGGTGCAGGAAGAGCACCGCGTACGGCACCAGCACGGCCAGGTAGAGCGCCCACACCCGGAGCAGCCGCCGCGCCCCGCCGAGCCAGCCGAGGGTCAGCACGAAGGCGAGCACCGGGATGAACGGCGCCTTGACGAAGAAGACCATCCCGAACGCCGTCCAGGCCGCCGCCGCGACCGCGTGCCGGAAGCGGCCGGTGCGCACGCAGAGCACGTGCGAGGTGAGCGCCATCGGCAGCGCGATCTGGAACGGCAGCGTCTCGGCCACCACCGCCCACCACGACAGCCCGGAGATCGTCATCGGGGTGACGAGGGCGAACCCGAGCGGCACCAGGATCGCCGGACGCGGCCCGAACAGCACCCGGAGCAGCCGCAGCAGCGCCAGCCCTGCCGCCGCCTGGAGGCCGAGGGTGAGCACGTGCGCGAGCACGTCGTTGTGGCCGCCGAGCCGCCCGAGCGCCCAGTGGATCGCGAACGCGCCCGGCATCAGGTGGCCGTAGTCCACCCGCATGAGGTAGTCCCAGGTGAACCCGTTCTCCAGGCCCCTCGCGAGGAACATGAAGTCGTCCTGGCGGAAGTACGTCCTGTTGACCAGGCCGGCCTTCCACACCAGTTGCACGGCCACCATGACCAGCCCGGCCGCGAGCACGGCGTCGCCGCCGCGCAGCCACGGGCGTCCCCCGGCGGTCGCCACGCTCTCCATCACCCCGTCCTCCCGGCGCAACTCAACCATGTAGGGACATAGTGGTGGAAGTGCTGTGATGTCATAGCCGCATGTCGCAGACGACCCGAGCCGGGCTCGCCGCCGCCCTCCTCGGGCTGGCGCTCGGCTGCCTCGCCCTCGGACCCGGGCTGGGGTGGGGGTTCGTGCTGCTGCACGACATGGTGTTCGTGCCGGACCCGGTGTTCTCGGCCTGGACGTTCGGGCTGGCGGGCGGCGCGGCGCGGGTGGTGCCCAGCGACGCCGTAGTGACCGCGCTGGCCCAGGTGCTGCCCGCCGAGCTGGTACAGAAGCTGATCCTGCTCGGGATCTTCGTCCTGGGGTGCGCGGGGGCGGCGCTGCTGCCGCCGTCGGCCTCGCTCGGGCCGCGGCTGGTGGCCGGGGCGTTCTACGTGTGGAACCCGTACGTGGCCGAGCGGCTGCTCATCGGGCAGTGGGCGCTGTTGCTCGGGTACGCGGGGCTGCCGTGGGTGGTGCGGGCCGTGTGGTCGGGGCGGCGGCGCGCGGTCGCGGTCCTGCCGGCCGCGGTGGGCGGCTTCGCCGCGATGACGGTCACCGCGCTCACGGCCCTCCCTGTCGCCCTGGCCCGCCGCCGGTGGCGTGAGCTGGTCGTCACCGCCGCGGTGCTGGCCGCGTTCAGCCTGCCGTGGCTCGCGGCGACCGCGCTGCGGCCCGAGGGGCTGGCGGGCGATCCGGTGGGGATCGGAGCGTTCGCGGCGCGGGCCGACACGCCGTTCGGCTCGGTGGGGAGCCTGCTGTCGCTCGGCGGGATCTGGAACGCCCGCGCCGTGCCGCCCGGCTACGAGACCTGGCCGGGCGCGGTGGCGCGGCTGCTGCTGGTGGTCGCGGGGGTCGTCGCCTTCCTGCGTTCCGATCTGCCGTTCCGCCGCGGGCTCGCCGGGGCGGCGCTCGCCGGGCTGGCCGTGGCCTGCGTCGGGGTGAGCGAGCCGGGGCGGCTGGCGTACGAGCAGGTGGTGGGCTGGTGGGCCGGGTTCGCGGTGTTCAGGGACGCGCAGCAGTTCGTCGCGCCGCTGGCGCTGGTGGCCGCCCTCGGCCTCGGGGCGCTCACGGAGAGCGTGGCGGGACGCAGGGCGTGGGTGGGGGCGATGGCCCTCGTGCCGGTGGCCGTGCTGCCCACGCTGTCCTGGGGCGCGCTGGGGACGCTGGACGCGGTGGCGTACCCGTCGAGCTGGAGCGCCGCCCGCGCGGTCATCGCGCGCGACCCGGAGCCCGGCGACGTGCTGGTGCTGCCCTTCGAGTCCTACCGGCGCCACCCCTGGAACGGCGGCCGCCCGGTGCTCGACCCCGCGCAGCGCTTCTTCGCCGTGCCGGGCCGCCGGGTGGTCACGAACGACGCCGTACGGGTCGGCGATCTCGTCGTGGGCAGTGAGGACCCCCGGGCCCGCGAACTAGAACACGTACTAGGAGGGCCGTCGCCCGACCTGCCGGGAGCCGGGATCCGCTACGTGATAGTCAACGCGGGGACAGTTGAAGAGCGGGCACGCTTTGACGTATGGCTACGCAGAGCACACGTTCTGGTCCACGACCGTGACCTGCGGTTGTACCGGGTCGAGGGTCCGGTAGGTCGCTGAGCAGGTATTTTGTTAAGATTTCGTCTAGCTACTTCCGAGTAGCAAGAATTGGTTCTAAGTTGGGTGCGGCCCGCTCTCAACTGCCCGCCCAGGAGGAAGTCCCGTGATCAAGGCCCTCTTAGCAGCGATCATCGGCGTCGCCGTGGCGGCCCTCGTGGCGACGGTCACCACGGTCTCCTTCACCGGTTCCACGGCCACGCCGGTCAACCAACCGCTCTACAACTACGGCGACCGGTAAGGCCGGATCAGCATGCCGCCCTCTCCGCAAGGGGACGGCGGGCAGAGCCGACCACCACTGCTTGAGATCGTCGTTCCCGCGTACAACGAGGAACGGCGACTTCCCGGGGGGCTCCTGCAGCTGTGCGCGAAGCTTGCCCGCATGCCGTTCCCGGCTGCCGTCATAGTCGTCGACAACAACAGCACGGACCGCACCGCGGAGATCGTCGAGAACTGGCCGGCCGGGCCCGTACCGGTCCGGCTCATCCCCTGCCCGGTCCGGGGCAAGGGTGCCGCCGTGCGAGCCGGGCTGCTGGAGACCGGTGCCCCGTTCGTCGGGTTCTGCGACGCCGACATGGCGACCGACCTGGACGCCATCGAGGCGGCGCTCGGCCTGCTGCTGTCCGGTGAGCGCGTGGTGATCGGCTCCCGCGGCCACGAGAGCTCCGTCGTGGAGAACCGCCACAGCAGGGTCCGCGAACTGGGCGCCACCTGGTTCCGGGCACTGGCCGGCACGCTCGTGCCGGGGGTGAGCGACACCCAGTGCGGCTTCAAGTTCTTCGACGGCGTGCTCGCCCGCGAGGTCGCCGCGCTGCTCCGCACGCCCGGCTTCGCCTTCGACGTCGAG is part of the Nonomuraea coxensis DSM 45129 genome and encodes:
- a CDS encoding acyl-CoA dehydrogenase; amino-acid sequence: MAIGLSEEHEALHESVSGWAKRNITSELLRAGAEGRPPFWSGLAEQGLLGLHLPEESGGSGYGLLEAAVAVEALAERMAPGPYVPTVLASAVIHASKRHELLERLADGTLTAAVALTGALTGTRAEDGSLTVSGAVEPVLAGAQADVLVLPVATPDGEQWIALDASAATVTEQKSLDLTRAVAKVEVAETVVPADRVLEGVESAEVRQLAAVLLGAEAAGLASWCVTAAADYAKVRVQFGRPIGQFQGIKHKLSRMLVALEQARATVWDATRADGKERAYAAAVAGVMAPDAAVQCAKDAIQTFGGIGYTFEHDVHLYYRRALTLRALLGSSADWAAEVTALALQGVTREMELDLPEDAEALRESIRAEIAEIARLEGKEQKRALAERGFVMPHLPRPWGRDAKPLEQVLIAQELKAAKVRLPALIIGAWVVPSIAVYGTQEQQERFLPKTLSGEMIWCQLFSEPGAGSDLASLQMKAEKVEGGWKLNGQKIWTSVAHVAEWGICIARNSSEGSKHEGITYFLVDMKGPGVTVRPLTEMTGENLFNEVFLDDVFVPDDLVVGEVGEGWKVARNTLSNERVSLSSGSGGTGSSVPDLLGLVGRLGRELTPVEAQRVAEVVCEGHSINALSLRVTLKQLAGTEPGADASVRKLLSTSHAQHVSETAVELLGAAATAAADMKLGDAGYWNRAVLATRAMTIYGGTTEVQLNIIAERMLGLPRDPEPGK
- a CDS encoding glycosyltransferase, with product MPPSPQGDGGQSRPPLLEIVVPAYNEERRLPGGLLQLCAKLARMPFPAAVIVVDNNSTDRTAEIVENWPAGPVPVRLIPCPVRGKGAAVRAGLLETGAPFVGFCDADMATDLDAIEAALGLLLSGERVVIGSRGHESSVVENRHSRVRELGATWFRALAGTLVPGVSDTQCGFKFFDGVLAREVAALLRTPGFAFDVELLARCTADGSEVHEIPVRWLDVPGSRFSPARHTFGIVLEMGRIWLRLRLRPRARLRHAMHPAWEPPAAPDPVGSP